The Spirochaetota bacterium nucleotide sequence TGCGAAGAGCGGCGAGTACTCACCGCTCGGGCGCATAAAGAACATCCGCTTCGAGAACATAACGATCAGCGACGACCGCATCCTGTCGCGCATCGATGTATCGGAAGCGGTCACGAAATTCGCGCTTGAATCCGGCGCAACGCCTCTCATCGAGAACATCACGTTCAGTAACATCGTGCGGGGTGCAAAACCCATATCGTCGCCGGATGAGATCGGTTTTTCAGCGCCGCTTGAAAAGTACGGCAAGCTCGTCGCCAATATCATCGTGACCAAATAGACGGTATTGCGTATCGAACACGATAGCGTATAGTATCCGTATTCCCTCAGCGGATGACGGCCATGCATATGAACGACACCCCGGTCAATCTATTCCAGGAAATTCTGGAAACGATCACTGCCGCAAGCGGCATAAAGACCGTCCTCTATGATCATGCAGGGTTCTCAAAACGTTCCGGCCGAAGGAATATCGATTGGACGTTCGACGGCCACCGCTGCGCATTCTGTACACTGGCAAGGTCCACTGCCGCAGGAAGAAGCGCATGCATCACCTCCGATGTCGCTGAGGCTGTGCGCGATGCAGCCGCCAACAGCGCTCCCATGGAACATGTCTGTCATGCAGGACTGATCGAGGTCGTCGTCCCGGTACTCTATGACGGGAAACATGTGGCGACCGTCTTTGTCGGGCAGTCACAGGTGAGCGGCGCACCTGCCGCACGCGCTGCATGGCTTGCCGAGCGCGCAGCAAAGCTCGGGCTTAATGCGAAGAAACTCATTTCCGCATATCGTGCGCTCACGACAGCCGACCGCGACATGCTCATGCGTATCGGGAAACTCGTCTCGCTCGCCCTGCGCTCACTTGCCGAGACCGAGGACCGTGCCGCGTTCAACAGAACGCTCGCACTCACCAGAAATCCCGCCGTTCGTGATATCGCCGCATACGCCGACCAGCACTGCTGCGAGGATATATCCATCGGCATGCTCGCCCGGCGAGTACATCACAGCAGCGCATATGTGAGCCGCATGTTCCACCGGACCATGGGCATGACATTCAGCGATTATCTCGCGTCGCGGCGCATTGATGCGGCGAAAAAGCTCCTCACAACGACCGTGCTCTCCGTAGCGGACATTGCCGAGCGTACCGGATATATGCGCCAGAGCTATTTCGCACGGAAATTCAGGACCTTGACCGGGCTTGCGCCGCTCGACTACCGCAGAAAATACCGCAGGACAAAATAGTGCAAATTCCCGGACAACGCCGGGTATAGCACGCCGCAGCATTGATGGCTATATTCGTGTCGTATCGATCATCGACACGGAGGCCGGCAATGCGTAAGACCTATGTCATCGACAGGGGGTGCACACTCTGCGACGCCTGTTTCTGGGCATGTCCAGAGAAAGCGATCTACGAATCCGGCGGCTGCTGCCATATCGATCAGGAAAAATGCTCTCACTGCGGCGTGTGCTATAAAGGCTGCGCGAGCGAGGCTATCAGCGTGACCAAGGCCGAAGGAACACTAACACACAAAGGAGAAAGATCATGAGTACGACAGTAACAGAAGGACGCATCATCGAAACAGCACGGGAATTATCATGCATCGGCGAATACGATGTCCTTGTCATCGGCGGCGGCATGGCGGGGTTCGGCGCCGCCCTTGCGGCACAGCGCATGGGGTGCAGAACGCTCCTTGTCGAACGCGAATCCAGTCTCGGCGGGCTCGCGACGATAGGCCTCGTCAACATTCCGCTCGATTTCGCAGCGGGCATCAGCAAGGAGATGCTTGCGAATCTCGACGCGGTCAACGGCCATTGGCATAGGAATTCCGATCCCGAAAAGCACAAGCTCATACTCGACCGGATGATATCGGGATCGGGCTGCGATCTTCTGCTCGTCTCGCATGCAGTAGACGCCATCGTCGAACACGGCGTACTTCGCGGTGTTGTGATCGAAAGCAAGACGGGCAGGGAGGCAGTACTCGCAAAGCGCGTGATCGACGCGAGCGGCGATGCCGATGTCGCGTATTTCGCAGGATGCGAAGTCATGAAGGGGCGAGCGAGTGACGGCAAGCATCAAGCATGCTCGGTGGAATTCCGTCTCGGCGGTGTTGACTGGGATAAGTACAACAGCACCGAACTGAAAAAGGACGATCCGCAATGGGTGAAGCTCATCGAAAGATCCGTAGCATCAGGCGATATGCCGTACATGATAGACAATCACCTCAACTGGGTGACGCATGTACCCGGACGCCCGGAACACTGCGGCATGGATGAGATAAGCATGTGCTTTGCGCACTCTCGCAACTGCAAGCCGCTCGAGGCGCGCGATCTCACGCGTATGTATCTCGAAGGCCGCGAGCAGTCCGATATTCTCTGGCGCTTCATAAAGAAATGTGTGCCCGGGTTCGAGCGATCCTATCTCATCGATACCGGGACGCTGCTCGGTGTACGGGAAAGCAGGCGCGTCGTCGGCGAATACGTCCTCACCACGCTCGATTTTGCCCGCGCACAGACCTTCGATGATACCGTCTGTCTGACCGGGCATCACTACGATCTGCACAATCCCGACGGGCCCGGCAATATCAAATGGGCCGAGCTTGTCATCGACGGAAAAACGCGATATGTTTCGACGCACGGGAAGAGCGGCTCATGGCCGCCTCCGGGCGGATGGGATGTGATATCCGACGGCTTCGGCCGCACCGGTGATGCGTTCCAACGGAAAGCGATGCCGAGCTCCATCCCCTACCGCTGTCTTGTGCCGGCGAAGATCGATAATCTCCTTGTCGCGGGGCGATGCCTCTCCACGGAATTCATGGCGCAGGCGGGCTGTCGCCTCGTGCTCACCTGTTGCAACATGGGGCAGGCGGTCGGTACCGCGGCGGCGATATCGCTTCAGCAGAACATCGCTCCAAGAAAGATCGATGTGAAGGAACTGCAGACAAGGCTCATAGCCGACGGCTGCGAGCTCGGACAGAGCCATTTTCAGCAGATGATGAAGGGCAGGGCCTGATCGCGCTTACAAACCGGACGTCTTCCTGAAAACGGACGGCGTCCGGCCTGTCATGCGTTTGAACATGCGGCAGAAGTGATTCATGTCATTGAAGCCGACGGCATAACAGATATCGGTGACCGGGCGGGAACTTTCGCGGAGCATGCGTACTGCGTGGAATATGCGCACCTCGGCGAGATAGTGCACGAACGTTTTGCCCGTCACGTTCCGGAACGACCGCGAGAAGAACGACGGCGAGAGCGCCGCAGCGGACGCGGCATCGGCAAGACCGATATCATCGGCGTATTTTGATTCTATGAAACGTATCGCGGACGCTATCTCATCGCGATGCTTCACCGCCGCAGTGCCTTTTTCCTTATTGCCGGTTTCAGCGATATGCGCGAGCAGCCAGAGGAGATCGGCCTTGAGCACGGCATCGAAGGCCGTAAGTGATGCATAACGCTCTATCATATCGGATATGCGTCCGCCCACTGCGTGCACGTGCGCAAGATTCACCGGCCGCGGCTTACCGCCGCGCATGATGTGCGCGAGCGGAGCGAGATACGCCGCATCCGTCTCCGTGCTGTTCATGAACGAAAGATGCGTCGTGAACGAGGAGTGAATGACGAACGGCGCGAAATTGATCTGCACGAACGAGACATCGGTACCGGTGCGTGGACGATGGCGAACGAACGGCGGTACGAACATGATGTCGCCCGTATCCATCGCGAACGATGCGCTTCCGACCTCATGCGTAAGCGTTCCGCTTTCCACATAGACGAGCTGAATGAAATCATGCGTATGAGCAGTGAAGCTGCGCGCGCCGAAACGCTGTGCCTGCACGGGGAATTCCGCTACGCGGAAGAACTGCGATGCCTTCCATGTCGATCCCGGCGTCTTCATTAAAATTCAGTGCCCGTGCGCGTCGCTGCCCGGACAGGCAGGGGTTACCACTTCATTCCCGTGCGAATGGGCGCCGAAGAACTCGATATCCGGCGTACGCAACGTCATGGCTGTATACAGAAAGAACGATGCAGCGAAGAGCACCGCCACCGCCGCCTTTCCTGTGCGGGACCACGATATCATCCTGAACTCTGTTTCAAGCGCGACCGTGATCAATAGGCAGACAGCGAGAATGACATTGGAATAGATGATCTCCTGCGCCGGCAGCTTCCATTCCCCGAACACTCCGGGAATGATGAACCAAAGGAAGAATGAAAGATACGGATAGATGCAGTTCGCCAATCCCGCCGCCCAGATATGCAAGCCCTTTTTCTTTGCCGCAGCATAGATGATGAAGCCGATCGATACGATGAGATAGGAGAAGAACGACATTTTGCCGTGCGTGAAGAGCGTCTCTGCCGGACAGCCGAGAAAATATGTCGCCGGCGACGCGAACATCCTGTACGAAAAATGGAGGGTGATGTAGAGCGCCCATGCGGAAAAGAATTTGATGAGTGTCGATCGTTCCATGGCAAGCCTCGATTAGCGTTATGAGCCTCCATCATATTCAATTTTCACACGTTCGTCAAACGAGCGTCGAGGGCGTCATAAGCGCGAACAGTCTGCCGTTCTCCTCGGCGAGGCTCGATCCGGTGAGAACGAGATACCCGAGCGCCTTCGCATCCTCATCACCCAGTCTCCGGTATCGTTTTGAAAGACCCGGCTACTTCCCTATCGCACCGCTCCAAGGAACGGGAACAACATCAGGCAGAACTCCCTGGGGATCCGTCGTCCTGCATCCGACCGTCTCGTAACTGATGTTCCCGCTCATGAACAGTTTCTTGAATATGTCTTCGGCTGCTAACCCCTTTTCGAATTGGAACAACGGCCCGAATGCGATCGAGGGCACGCGCAGGCCGTTATTGCTGTTATTCCGAATGACGACCATGCCGGGCATGACCGAGGTGTACACAAAAGCATAGATCTCCTTCAGCGCATCAGGATCGTTCGGGAATTGACCTTTCCCCGTTCTCTGCCCGCCCCAGCCGTTCTGCACAATAGTAATGCGTTCCTGCTGCCCGTTCGCAGGCATATATACGGTCTCCATCCCGCCGGACTCTCCCCCGGAGCGGAAATTATCGCAGAGCAGGACGCCATTGTTGTCGATCCACCGTATGTTCAATTTGAACGCCGGGCAGTAGGGAACACCGCCGATATTCTCAAGTCTCAGTCTGCCGTCATTTTTTATATGCGCGATATCGCGATACGTATCGCCCGGTATGAGATGCCCTATCCGCCTTCCTTCCTGCGGCCGGGGCGCCTGCAGCGTGGTCGTCTGCGTATAGGTATAGCAGTACCCGTATAGATGGATGTTATCCGCAACGGCATCTACATTATGCGCCAGTGCCTGCTTGTTCTCCTTGAAAACGCTGTTGACGATACGCAGTCTTGTCTTCAGTCTCTGCGCCGGGTCGGGATCGAGGGAATAGCACTCTATCGCCGTACCCGGGCAACTGTACAACTGACAGTTATCGACAAGGATCTTCGCCGCTGCGCTTTTCTGAATAGCGAATTTCAGCAGATTACCGGTAGAAGAACAGAGGGAGCAGTTGATAAAGGCGATCTCCCTCGCATCCTTCGCGGAAAATCCGGCAGAACAATTATCCGGCGCCCAGAACAGGGCCGTACCGGCAGCGCGAATGGTTATGCGCTGCGGCAGGTCGATCACACCGGTGATCTTATAGGCCGCACCCGGGAATATAAGTTCAGCCGTTCCGTCCTGCACCGCCCCGGCTGCATCGACTGCTTTCTGGATAGCCGCGGTATCATCGGCAATACCATTACCGACTGTGCCGAAATCAAGTGCGGAGATCTGTTTGATGACCGATCTTTTCATTCCTGCGCGGCAGAGGAAATCGTCTTTCTTTTCTGATGTCCATTGTCGAACATATTCCCTGATCTTCTGCGGTACGGGTGCCCTCGCATACGGCTTCATCGACTCAGGCAGTTCGCAGATCATATTTTCATTCCCCGCCTCGATCTGATATGACAACTCCTGCGGTTCCAATCCCTGCCCGCCGGGGACAGGCCAGACCTTGAAATATTCAGTGCCCGGCACGCCGCCCTCGAACCCCAGCACCGGCATCTTTTTATTTCCCGTTTCCTTGCATCCGGCAACATAGATCTGATTGGGAACGCAAAGCCCCATGGTGGTCGTCATCGTAAGCACATTGTTTCTGGCCGGCCAGCCCTGGTAGCAGAATACGATCGGCTCAGCTGCTTCTGCACAGTAGACAACGGCATTCTCCGGACAACCCGACGTTTGAAATTCACAATCTTCAAGGATTATAACACCGGGATTGACGGAAGAGGGATGATGATACCTGTTCCTGGAGTAAACAACACACATTCCCTTATCCGTTGTGCTGGTCAGTCTGAGATCTCGCCCGAGCAGCCGGGAAGCGGCAGCGAAATCAACATCCATCCAGCGCTGACCATTTCCTTCCTTAACGTACGCCCGGCCGGTAATGTTCTGCAGCCGCAGTGAACCGGCGATACGTATCGCGGCACCCTTCATATCCGGCGATGTTTCAATAGTACAGTTCTCCATGGTCCCGCCGTCGCAGGTGGTCTCAAGAACGTTGCGGCAGTTACGGAACTCACAATCCTGGACCGTAAAGAACGTCGAATGATACAGATAGAAAAATCCGCCATCCCCGCCGGTCTGCCGAAGCTCGCCATTGTCTTCGATCACGCTGTATCCGACAAAATCCGCGTTCGTATCCAGCAATGTCTGGGGAAAAGCAATGGCATAGCTGCCTGAATTGAGAAATGTACAGTTGCGGATCCTGGGAGCAGCCAGGTCCACATTCCCCGTCCACAGCATAATAGAACGATTGCCACCGTCAAAGGTCAGGTTCTCGATGGCGCACCGTAATGCGCAGCCGACATAGAAGATATCCGCTTTGGGGTTTTTCTGGCGAATGACAACCTTCCCTTCGCCGCGGACTGAGCTCATGCCGACGCCGGTCTCCCAATCCCTTGTGCTCATATACCCTTTGCGCTTTTCATTATTGAGCATAGCGCTCCTGGGGTCGGTTCCCAGCCCAAGATAGATGGTCCTCGACAGCACATACACGCCTTCGGGGAATACGAGTTCCGGAAAGTAGGATATATCACCCCAGCCCTTGGGCATCGGCCTCATCCTTTGCGCCTGGGCGAGCACCGCCTTTTGTATGGCGTCGGTATCGTCCGTTACCCCGTCACCCTTTGCGCCGAAGTCCTTTACATTGATCGCGGTGATCGGCTGTGAAGCTATCTCAGTTGTCATCGCTATGACCACCATTACAACAGTCAGTATGCTGCCGTGCCGTTTCACTATGTTCATACGTCAAAGTATAGCCATGCCCACTGGATTGTCAAATACTTTTTTCTGCATGATACTTTCTTCATGCGTTGCATTGCATCAGCCGTTCAGATGAGCTATACTTCGGTAATGGGCGACCATAGGCATTTCACCACCGCTGCACTGTTCGACCAGCCGGACGACGGCATCCGCATCATGGCTTATACCCATAGGCCGAATTACTCGTTCTGGCATGACCACGATTTCTATGAGATAGCACTGATACGCTGCGCAGGCGGCCGGCATAAAACAGCAGCATCGCAGGTTCCGGTCATGAAAGGCGACCTGCTGTTCGTCAACACGGGAACAGTTCACCGGTTTGCAGTAAAACGCCCCATGCCTATGCTCTACATCCTTTTATCACGCTCGTATATGAAGCACATCACTGCGGGTCTCAGCGGCACATCGTTCTTCGCTGATGCGCATATCGATGACTTCATCGCTGGAAAGAACGGCGGGAGCCTCCGCGTCCGCTTGCCTACCCCCGCGGCGCATGCTGTCGACGGAATTGCAGCAACGATGTTCAAGGAGTCACGCGAGCGTCATCCCTGTTTCGTGCAGATGCGCGACGCATACTGCAGTCAGCTGCTGGCCATGTGCGCCCGATGGTATGGCCAAAGCGCACCCCGAGCCCGTTCAACGTCGGGGGAGCCGGTGACAAAGGCGCTTGCATACATACGAACCCGCCTTGCTCGGCCGTTATCGCTCGCCGCCATATCGAAGCATGTGTCATGTAACCCGACGTATCTTTCGACCGCCTTCCGCAGAAAGACCGGTTATTCGATCTTCGGTTATATCAACGAAATGCGCATTCGATCGGCATGCACGCGCCTCGCCGCATCGAATGTTCAGATCATCGATGCGGCTTTGTCTTGCGGGTATGAAAATATCTCACTCTTCAATCGCATGTTCAAACGGTATACCGGTGTAACGCCGACAGCATATCGTATGAAAGCCCGTACGAACAGGCCGCCTGTCGGTCAGCACGACCGACGCGTCCACACATGATCGCTCAGCACACACTCGGCATAGATGCTTGACGCAGTCGGCGAACGCAGTATAGTGAGCGTTCCTGGAGCGCAGCATCATTCCGGGCATATACCGGCAAGGGGCGCACACATGAAAGTCCTCTTCATCGGCGGCACGGGGAATATCAGTTCAGCAGTAAGCCGTCTGGCACTGGCCCAGGGCATCGATCTCTATCATCTCACCCGGGGTGCGGCAAAGCGCGATATCCCCGGAGCGAAGTCGATACTTGCCGACATAAAAAGCGCCGATGTTCAGAAGTCACTGGAAGGACACGCTTGGGATGCCGTCGTGGATTGGATCGGATATCTGCCCGCCGATATTGAACGCGATATCGCTCTCTTCTCCGGAAAGACGAAACAATACATATTCATCAGTTCTGCAAGCGTCTATCAGAAGCCGGTGACACACCCGATCATCACCGAATCAACGCCGCTCGCTAATCCGTACTGGGATTATTCACGCAACAAGATCGCCTGCGAGGCGCGGCTCATGAAGGAATTGCGCAAAGAAGGCCCCACACTGATCGCGGCACGCGAAGGACAGACGAAGACATGGACGGCAAAACCGCTTGCCGGAACACTATTCGACCGCTTTGCCGAGGCTGTCGAGGACAACAG carries:
- a CDS encoding PocR ligand-binding domain-containing protein yields the protein MHMNDTPVNLFQEILETITAASGIKTVLYDHAGFSKRSGRRNIDWTFDGHRCAFCTLARSTAAGRSACITSDVAEAVRDAAANSAPMEHVCHAGLIEVVVPVLYDGKHVATVFVGQSQVSGAPAARAAWLAERAAKLGLNAKKLISAYRALTTADRDMLMRIGKLVSLALRSLAETEDRAAFNRTLALTRNPAVRDIAAYADQHCCEDISIGMLARRVHHSSAYVSRMFHRTMGMTFSDYLASRRIDAAKKLLTTTVLSVADIAERTGYMRQSYFARKFRTLTGLAPLDYRRKYRRTK
- a CDS encoding 4Fe-4S binding protein yields the protein MRKTYVIDRGCTLCDACFWACPEKAIYESGGCCHIDQEKCSHCGVCYKGCASEAISVTKAEGTLTHKGERS
- a CDS encoding FAD-dependent oxidoreductase: MSTTVTEGRIIETARELSCIGEYDVLVIGGGMAGFGAALAAQRMGCRTLLVERESSLGGLATIGLVNIPLDFAAGISKEMLANLDAVNGHWHRNSDPEKHKLILDRMISGSGCDLLLVSHAVDAIVEHGVLRGVVIESKTGREAVLAKRVIDASGDADVAYFAGCEVMKGRASDGKHQACSVEFRLGGVDWDKYNSTELKKDDPQWVKLIERSVASGDMPYMIDNHLNWVTHVPGRPEHCGMDEISMCFAHSRNCKPLEARDLTRMYLEGREQSDILWRFIKKCVPGFERSYLIDTGTLLGVRESRRVVGEYVLTTLDFARAQTFDDTVCLTGHHYDLHNPDGPGNIKWAELVIDGKTRYVSTHGKSGSWPPPGGWDVISDGFGRTGDAFQRKAMPSSIPYRCLVPAKIDNLLVAGRCLSTEFMAQAGCRLVLTCCNMGQAVGTAAAISLQQNIAPRKIDVKELQTRLIADGCELGQSHFQQMMKGRA
- a CDS encoding AraC family transcriptional regulator; its protein translation is MKTPGSTWKASQFFRVAEFPVQAQRFGARSFTAHTHDFIQLVYVESGTLTHEVGSASFAMDTGDIMFVPPFVRHRPRTGTDVSFVQINFAPFVIHSSFTTHLSFMNSTETDAAYLAPLAHIMRGGKPRPVNLAHVHAVGGRISDMIERYASLTAFDAVLKADLLWLLAHIAETGNKEKGTAAVKHRDEIASAIRFIESKYADDIGLADAASAAALSPSFFSRSFRNVTGKTFVHYLAEVRIFHAVRMLRESSRPVTDICYAVGFNDMNHFCRMFKRMTGRTPSVFRKTSGL
- a CDS encoding glycosyl hydrolase family 28-related protein produces the protein MNIVKRHGSILTVVMVVIAMTTEIASQPITAINVKDFGAKGDGVTDDTDAIQKAVLAQAQRMRPMPKGWGDISYFPELVFPEGVYVLSRTIYLGLGTDPRSAMLNNEKRKGYMSTRDWETGVGMSSVRGEGKVVIRQKNPKADIFYVGCALRCAIENLTFDGGNRSIMLWTGNVDLAAPRIRNCTFLNSGSYAIAFPQTLLDTNADFVGYSVIEDNGELRQTGGDGGFFYLYHSTFFTVQDCEFRNCRNVLETTCDGGTMENCTIETSPDMKGAAIRIAGSLRLQNITGRAYVKEGNGQRWMDVDFAAASRLLGRDLRLTSTTDKGMCVVYSRNRYHHPSSVNPGVIILEDCEFQTSGCPENAVVYCAEAAEPIVFCYQGWPARNNVLTMTTTMGLCVPNQIYVAGCKETGNKKMPVLGFEGGVPGTEYFKVWPVPGGQGLEPQELSYQIEAGNENMICELPESMKPYARAPVPQKIREYVRQWTSEKKDDFLCRAGMKRSVIKQISALDFGTVGNGIADDTAAIQKAVDAAGAVQDGTAELIFPGAAYKITGVIDLPQRITIRAAGTALFWAPDNCSAGFSAKDAREIAFINCSLCSSTGNLLKFAIQKSAAAKILVDNCQLYSCPGTAIECYSLDPDPAQRLKTRLRIVNSVFKENKQALAHNVDAVADNIHLYGYCYTYTQTTTLQAPRPQEGRRIGHLIPGDTYRDIAHIKNDGRLRLENIGGVPYCPAFKLNIRWIDNNGVLLCDNFRSGGESGGMETVYMPANGQQERITIVQNGWGGQRTGKGQFPNDPDALKEIYAFVYTSVMPGMVVIRNNSNNGLRVPSIAFGPLFQFEKGLAAEDIFKKLFMSGNISYETVGCRTTDPQGVLPDVVPVPWSGAIGK
- a CDS encoding AraC family transcriptional regulator, producing MRCIASAVQMSYTSVMGDHRHFTTAALFDQPDDGIRIMAYTHRPNYSFWHDHDFYEIALIRCAGGRHKTAASQVPVMKGDLLFVNTGTVHRFAVKRPMPMLYILLSRSYMKHITAGLSGTSFFADAHIDDFIAGKNGGSLRVRLPTPAAHAVDGIAATMFKESRERHPCFVQMRDAYCSQLLAMCARWYGQSAPRARSTSGEPVTKALAYIRTRLARPLSLAAISKHVSCNPTYLSTAFRRKTGYSIFGYINEMRIRSACTRLAASNVQIIDAALSCGYENISLFNRMFKRYTGVTPTAYRMKARTNRPPVGQHDRRVHT